The genomic region CAAGACCGCGGCGCCGCAAGCAGGCGCTCCCCTGTTCTCGAGTGCGGCCGAGCGGGCTTATCTGGTGCTGGGCTGTCTGATCGGTGCAGCCGGCGGCCCGCTCCAGGCCGCCTCCCGCACGCTGCTGATCCATCTCGCACCGAAGGATCGCATCGCGCAATATTTCGGCCTGTTCGCGCTGACGGGAAAGGTGACGTCCTTCATCGGCCCGCTGCTGATCGGCATGGTCACCGCGCTGACCGCAAGCCAAAAGGCCGGCATGGCCGTGCTGGTCGTGTTCTTCGTTGTGGGATTGGGCCTGTTGATGCGGGTGCGGGAGTCGTAACTCCCGCCGTTGTCCTGTAGCCCGGATGGAGCGTAGCGCAATCCGGGAAACCTGCTGACGCGGAGGCGCTGACCCGGATTGCGCTGCGCTCCATCCGGGCTACGCAGATCGTGTCAGTGCCTGAAGTGCCGCGTTCCCGTGAACACCATGGCGATGCCGTGCTCGTCGGCGGCCTTGATCACCTCGTCGTCGCGCATGGAGCCGCCGGGCTGCACCACGGCGGTGGCGCCGGCTTCGATGCAGGCGAGCATGCCGTCGGCGAACGGGAAGAACGCATCCGAGGCCACCACCGAGCCCTTGGTGAGCGGCTCGGCGAGCTTCAGCTCGCTAGCAGCATCCTGCGCCTTGCGCGCGGCGATCCGCGCTGAATCCACCCGGCTCATCTGGCCCGCGCCGATACCGACGGTGGCGAGATCCTTGGCATAGATGATGGTGTTGGACTTGACGTGCTTTGCCACCCGGAACGCGAATTTCAGGTCACGCATCTCCGCATCCGTCGGCGCGCGCTTGGTCACGACCTTGAACGTCATGTCGTCGACCACGGCATTGTCGCGGCTCTGCACCAGCAGACCGCCCGCCACCGTCTTGGCGGTCAGGCCCGGCGCCCGCGGATCGGGCAGGCTGCCGGCGAGCAGCAGGCGGAGGTTCTTCTTGCCGCCGATGATCGCGATCGCTTCCTCGGTCGCGTCGGGTGCGATGATGACCTCGGTGAAGATCTTGGTGATCTCGCGCGCGGTATCGGCATCGAGCGGACGGTTCATCGCGATGATGCCGCCGAAGGCCGAGGTGGAATCGCAGGCCAGCGCCCGGCGATAGGCCTCGACGAGATTCGAACCCTCCGCGACGCCGCAGGGATTGGCGTGCTTGACGATCACGCAGGCCGCGGTGCGCTTGGCGTCGAACTCGCCGATGCATTCATAGGCCGCATCGGTGTCGTTGATGTTGTTGTAGGAGAGCTCCTTGCCCTGGAGCTGCCGCGCGGTCGAGACGCCCGGGCGCTTGTCGGGGGTCGCGTAGAATGCGGCGGTCTGGTGCGGGTTCTCGCCATAGCGCAGCGACTGGATCAGCCGGCCGCCGAAGGCGCGGAAGTCGGGCGCGTCGATCTCGAGCTGACGGTTGAACCAGTTCGAGATCGCGGCGTCATAGGCCGCGGTGCGGGCATAGGCCTTTGCGGCAAGCCGCCGGCGCAGCTTCAGCGTGGTCGCGCCCTTGTTGGCGGCGAGCTCGTCGAGCACGGCCTGATAGTCCTGCGCCTCGACCACGACAGCGACGTCGTCATGGTTCTTCGCGGCGGCGCGGATCATCGCGGGGCCGCCGATGTCGATGTTCTCGATGCAATCCTCGAAGCCCGCGCCTTTGTCGACGGTCGCTTCGAACGGATAGAGATTGACGACGAGCAGGTCGATCGGCGCGATGCCGTGCGCCTTCATCGCCTCCGCATGCTCCTTGTTGTCGCGGATCGCGAGCAGGCCGCCATGCACCTTCGGATGCAGTGTCTTGACGCGGCCGTCCATCATCTCGGGAAAGCCGGTCAGCTCGGAGACGTCCTTCACCTTCAGGCCGGCCGCGGCGATCGCTTTCGCGGTGCCGCCGGTCGAGACCAGCTCGACATCATGCGCGGCGAGCGCCATGGCGAACTCGATCAGGCCGGTCTTGTCGGAGACGGAGAGAAGGGCGCGGGTGACGCGGCGGGGATGGTCAGTCATGAGCAAGATCCTCTGTTCAGGGAGTGTCTATGCCCAGGCGCGCGGCGGATACGTCCCGCGCTTCCCGATGGTGCTCCATCCAAGGTCGCCAGTCGCGCGAGCGAGCGCTCGATAGCAGCTTTTGGCGTCGCTCTCAACGGGTAGATAGGGCCGGATCGCGCCTGTTTACAACGGAAGTTCCGGCTCGCGCCGGGCGTTGCGGCGGGCATTGGTCACCGCGGGCGAGGCGGTGGAGCGGACAAAGCTCCAGCGGATCGAGGGGGCCTGGCGGGCGTTCTGACGGATCACGATCTGGGCGGTGCGGCGCGGGCCGTCATTGCCGGCCAGGAATACGCTGTCCTCGAGATCGACCTTGTCGTCCAATGCCTCGAAGGTCCAGACGTCGCGGTTCGGCAGCACCAGCATGACGCCGCGCGCATCGGACAGCCGGCTCGCCTTCACCGCCGGATGCAGATGGAAGCGCAGCGCGAAATCGGCATCGGCACCTTTGAAGCGTCCGCCCTGCGGCGGCGACAGCGTGTCTTCGCCGTCGATGCGCGCGCCGTCATTGGCGATCATCAGAACGCGGCGGTGGATCGCGCCGAACTTGCCGAGATAGCCGTCATGCGAGGTCGTCAGCAGCGTGCCGTTCTGCACGATTTCGCGATAGCTCTCGACCTCGACCGGGCCGCTGGTGACGGGCGCGCCGTGCAGGAGCCGCTTCATCGCCGACATCTCGACGAACTGACATGACGAGGTGTCGTGATAGGTCAGCGTCGAATGCGCCGCGGTGCTGCGCGCGAACGGCCGCCAATTGTCGCGGCCCGTGGTCGGCATGCCGCAATTGGTGACGATGCGGCTGATGCCGGACGACAGTTCGAACGACAGGCAGCCGGCATGGGCGTCGTGGCTGACGCCGGCCGGCGGCGGCGGGCCGGTGTCGATGATCACCGTGGTCTGGCCGGCATCGAGGCGCTGAAAGCCGGTATGCGGCATGTTCGCCATCGGCGCGCCGTGGGTGTCGTCATAGGCCAGCAGCGTGGCGAGCAGGTCCGAAGAGGTTGCGCTCATGCCGTTGAACAGGGCGAAATTGCCGTCGCCGTGCCGGAAGAAGCGCAGCATCGGCATCATGCGGTCGATCGCATTGAGCAGCGCCGGCGGCGGCGCGATGTTGCGCGCGGCAAAAGTCTGCCGCAGCGGCAAGAGGTCGATCAACAGTTCGATCAGCGCGCCCGGATTACGCGAGATGTGGCCGCCATCGGGAAGGATCTGCCGCTGCAATTCGTCGGATAGCTTCTTCGAGGCAGTGCGGATGTGACGTGTCTGGTTGGCGAGGCACAGGGACGCATAGCACAGCGCGATCAGCACCTGCAGCTTCGGCACCCCGTCCGGAATGTCGACCATGGTGTAGCGCAGGAAGCGGATCTCGCGCGCAAGGGCGCGCAAGTAGCGGCGGTAGAACTTGTTGTCGGTCTCGTTCAGCACCAGCGGCGCCTGCGACAGCAGCGAGATCACGCGCCGCGCCAGCACGTCGGCGCGGCGTGCGACGGGACGGCGCTTGTTGGCGGGGTTGCCGATCCAGTCCTCGATGAGCGCGCGCGCATTCGCCCGCGTCAGCGCCGTGTCGGCGGCGCGCAAATGACGCAGCCAGCCGAAGCCGAGCAGCGCAACCTCCCAATCCTCAGACGGCGGCTCGAGATCGAAGATCGAGCGGCCGTGGCAATTGACGATCTTGCCGGCGAAGACGAAGCGGCCGGCATAGATCTCGGCGGCGCGGGTCGCATCCGCGGTACGCAGATCATGCGGCGCGATGATCAGCCGGTCGGTGCGGCCGGGCCAGACCCGCGACAGCGCAACGGAACCGCCGCTCGCGCGCGCGAGCATGTTCCGCGCGAAGCGATTCATGACCAGCGTCGAGATACGTCTGCGTTGAGCGACCGACACGCCTTGCCTTGATGGGGGAGAGGATCAGTGACGAATCCTTATTAATCCCAAAATCGGACGTCTGACACCACCTTGAACGGCGCGAATCAGCGTCGTGGTCGCAAAATCCAGTGCAAAATCAGGATTTAACGAGCCGGGCCGCGAAAAATCCGTCGAGCCCGCCGAGCCTGGGATCGGCGTTCGGCAGATGGCAGGGCAGGGTGCGCAGGTCGCCGTCCCGGTTGAGGATTTCGTCGAGGCCCGCAACCTCCGAGGCCACGATCGGGACGCGGCGAAGCGCGGGCTCGGCGGTGAGCAGTGCCGCCACGGCCTGCTCGCCCTCCTCGGGTTCCAGCGAACAGGTGCAATAGACCAGCGTCCCGCCAGGCTTGAGCAGCGAGATGGATTTCTTCAGCAGCCGCTGCTGGAGCGCGGCCAGGGCGACGATGTCGGATTCCTGCCGCAGCCATGCGACGTCGGGATGACGGCGGATCGTGCCGGTCGAGGTACAGGGCGCGTCGATCAGAATACCGTCGAACGCCTCGGCCGGGCCGGCCCATTCCACGGCGTCAGCGACGACGGTCTCGGCCTGCAGCGACAGCCGCGCCAGGTTTTCGCGCAAGCGCGCCACCCGGGCGGGCGAGCGGTCGATCGCCGTGACCTGCGCGCCTGATAGCGCCAGCTGCGCGGTCTTGCCGCCGGGGGCGGCGCAGAGATCGGCAATGAACTTGCCCTTGACGTCGCCGAACAGCCGCGCCGGTAGCGCGGCGGCGGCGTCCTGCACCCACCATTGTCCTTCGGCGAAGCCGGGCAGCATGGTCACCGAACCGTGCAGCAGCATCCGCACCGTTCCCGTCGGCAGCGTCTCGCCATGCAGGCGGCTCGCCCATTGGGCGGGATCCGATTTCACCGTGAGATCGAGCGAAGGCTCGTGGCCGAGCGCCGATGCCATGTCTCGTGCGGTCGCCTCGCCATAATGCGCGCTCCAGCGCGCGAGCAGCCATGGCGGCAGATCCAGCGATTGCGTCGCGACTTCCTCGACCAGCGCCTTGCCCTCGCGCGCGCAGCGGCGCAGCACGGCATTGACGAGGCCGGCATAGCGCGCGGCGCGGCGGTCGGATTGCACGAGGCGGACGGAGAGATCGACCGCGGCGTGATCCGGCACGTCCATCCAAAGGATCTGCGCGGCGCCGATCAGAAGCGAGCTCTGCGCGCGCGGCGCATCGGAGGGAATGCCCTTGTCGAGCAGGCGGGACAGCACATGGCCGAGCGTGCCGAGCCGGCGCAGCACGGTGGCGACCAAGCGCCGCATCAGCGCGCGGTCGCGATCGGCCAGCGTCTTCAGTCCGGGATGGGCACCGCCGCCGTCGAGCTGGTCGTCGAGCGTACGGTGCTTGTGCAGCACGCCGTCGACGATATCGGCGGCAATCCGTCGCGCCGCAAGGCCGGGCACTTCGGACGGAGGGACGAAACGTTGAGATGGCATGCGGAAGCAAGGTTCTGAACGAGCGGCAGTTCCGCCGCGATGGGCGCATGCCTTGAGACGGCGATCTCTGACACGCGAATATGCCAAATGTAAGAATCGCTTGCGGGTTTTTCAGCGCTCTGAGCCGATTTCAGGAATGCGTTATTGGGCATCGCGTCGCGCCCGGTCCTGCGCTAGAAAGCGCGGCGATGAGTGACCCTGTTCCCGATCGCAAACCGCTGTCGCCGGCCGCCCAGCGTGCGCTGGCCGAGGCCGAGGCACGCCGGCAGTCTGCGGCCGCCGAGGCCAAGGACGAGACCAAGGCGAAGGAGTTGCAGGGTCCGCAGGGGCCCGAGCCCACCCGCTACGGCGATTGGGAGCGCAAGGGCATCGCTTCCGACTTCTGAGGCTCTTGCTTACTTAACCTCTCCCGCTTGCGGGAGAGGTCGCGCCGAAGGCGCGGGTGAGGGCTCTGTCCTCTTGGGGGTTCTCGATTGCGGCGACACCCTCTCCCCAACCTTCTCCCGCAAGCGCAGGGTTATTGCATTTGAATTTTGCGGAGGCCGTCATGCCCGGGCTTGTCCCGCCTGCGCGGCCGAAGCCGCTTCGGCGAGGCGAAGGCCCGGGCATCCACGTTCTTTGTGCTGCGTGGAAGGGCGTGGATGGCCGGGACAAGCCCGGCCATGACGCCGTTGCATCGGAGGCAGAACTCGTCCCGGTCGTCACAGGTAATTGTGCTCTCGCAAGTAGCGGATGATACGTTCGCAGGCCGCCTCGCTCGACAGCTCCGAGGTGTCGACGGTGATGTCCGGCGCCAGCGGCGCTTCGTAGGGGTGATCGATGCCGGTGAAAGCCGGCAGCTCGCCCGCCCGCGCCTTGCGATAGAGTCCCTTGGGATCGCGGCGCTCGCATTCGGCAAGTGGGGTCGCGACGTGGATCTCGATGAACTCGCCCGCTTCGAGCCGCTGGCGGGCCAGCTCGCGCTCGCTGCGGAATGGCGAGATCAGCGCCACCAGCGCGATCAAGCCGGCATCGACGAACAGCGCCGCGATCTCCGCGACGCGCCGGACGTTCTCCGTTCTCTCCGCATTGGAAAAGCCGAGATCGCGGTTGATGCCGTGACGAAGATTGTCGCCGTCGAGCAACGCGGCATGGCGCCCGAGCTCGGCAAGCCGGCTATCGACGAGATTGGCGATGGTCGATTTGCCGGCGCCGCTCAGCCCCGTGAACCAGAGCACGCAGGGCCGTTGCTGCTTCAGCCGGGCCCGCACAGATTTGTCGATCGCAAGCCGCTGCCAATGAATGTTGGTGGCGCGGCGGAGCGACATGTCGATCATTCCGGCTGCGGCGGTGCGATGGGTGATCGGGTCGATCAGGATGAAGCTGCCCATGTCGCGGTTGTCGCGATAGGCCTCGAACACCAGCGGGCGGTCGAGATCGAGATGGACATAGCCGATCTCGTTGACGTCGAGCGTGGTGGCGCTTTCCCGCGCCATGGTGTCGATGGCGATCCGGTGCTTGAGCGTCGTGATCACCGCGCCGGTCGAGGCGGTGCCGCACCGGAGCAGATAGCGCCGGCCGGCGACCATGGCCTCGCCATCGAACCAGACGAGATGAGCCGCGAGCTGATCCGATACCGGCGCTGCGGATCCGGCGGTCAGCACGTCGCCGCGGCTGACATCGATCTCATCAGTGAGCGTGAGGGTGATGGACTCGCCCGGCCCAGCGCGAGTGCATTCGCCGGCGGGCGTGAGAATACGGGCGATGCGGGTCTGGTGTCCCGACGGCTGCGCACGAACTGCATCGCCTACCGCGATCGTTCCGCTCGCGGTCCGTCCGCAGAAGCCGCGGAAATCCGCATGCGGCCGGCTCACCCATTGCACCGGCAGCCGGAACGGCTGCTGCGAGACGTCCCCGGCCACGTCCACGGCTTCCAGATAGGTCGTAATGGTCGGCCCCGTGTACCAGGGCATGCGCGCGCTCGCAGCGACGATGTTGTCGCCGTCGGGCGCCACGACCGGGATGCACTGGACCTGGGAGATCCCGAGCTGGCCGGCCATGGTCAGATATTCGGCAGTGATGGAAGCAAAGCGATCCCCGTCGAATCCGATCAAGTCCATCTTGTTCACGGCGAGCACGACGTGGCGGATACCCAGCAGCGACAGGATGTGGCTGTGGCGCCGCGTCTGCGTGATCACGCCCTTGCGCGCGTCGACCAGCACCACGGCGAGGTCGGCATTGGAAGCACCGGTCGCCATGTTGCGCGTATATTGCGCATGTCCCGGCGTGTCGGCGACGATGAAGCGGCGCAGCTTCGTGGCGAAGAAGCGATAGGCCACGTCGATGGTGATGCCCTGCTCGCGCTCGGCCTGCAACCCGTCGACCAGCAGCGCGAAGTCGAGGTCGCCGCCGGTGGTGCCGGCGGTTTTGCTCTCCAAGGCGAGGGCGTCGAGCTGGTCGTCGAGCAGCGTCTTCGAATCGTAGAGCAGCCGGCCGACCAGCGTGCTCTTGCCGTCGTCGACGCTGCCGCAGGTGACGAAACGCAACGTCGGCCGATCGTCCTGATCGAGCCGCGGCGCATCGGTGGCGGCGATCGTCGGTGCCTCGTGATAGGACATCAGAAATAACCTTCCGCCTTCTTGCGCTCCATCGATGCGGGCCTGTCCCGGTCGATCATGCGTCCCTGTCGTTCGGAGGTGCGCGACGCCATCATCTCATGCACGATTTCGGGCAGGGTTGCCGCCGTCGAGCTCGTTGCGCCGGTGAGGGGATAGCAGCCCAGGGTGCGAAACCTGACGGAGCGCCATTGCGGCTCTTCGCCAGGCTGCAGCGGCATCCGGTCGTCGTCCACCATGATCAACGCGCCGTCGCGCTCGACCACGGGGCGCGAAGCTGCGAGATAGAGCGGCACGATCGGGATGTCCTCGAGCAGGATGTAGTCCCACACGTCGATCTCGGTCCAGTTCGACAGCGGAAACACCCGCATGCTCTCGCCGGGTGCGAGCCTTGTGTTGTACAGGCCCCACAGCTCCGGCCGCTGGTTCTTCGGATCCCAGCGATGCGCAGCGCTGCGATGCGAGAACACGCGCTCCTTGGCGCGCGACTTCTCCTCGTCGCGCCGCGCGCCCCCGATCGCGGCGTCGAAGCCGTAGAAGTCCAGCGCCTGTCGCAGCGCCTGCGTCTTCATGACGTCGGTGTAGCGGGCCGAGCCGTGGGTGAAAGGGTCGATGCCCTGGCTCAAACCGTCCTTGTTGCTATGGACGATCAGGTCGATGCCGAGCTCGCGCGCGCGGCGATCCCGAAACGCGATCATCTCGCGAAACTTCCAGGTCGTATCGACATGCAGCAGCGGAAACGGCGGCTTGCCGGGATCAAAAGCCTTCATCGCCAGATGCAGCAGCACCGAGGAGTCCTTCCCGATGGAATACAGCATGACCGGCTTGCGGAACTCGGCCGCCGTCTCTCGCAGGATGTGGATGCTTTCCGCCTCCAGCCGTCGAAGATGGCTTGTGGGGCTGCGGGGCGCAGGCGGCTCGCCGGAGGCGCTGCGCACCGGCATATCCGTCGTGGTGGAATCGGTCAGGCCGGTCATGCGGCTGTACCCAGGCGGTCGCCGAACAGGCGTACGGCGGTGTCGGCGTCCAGCGAGAGGTCGCCGATACAGGCCGCGACCGAGGCGCGATACATGTCGTCGATGCCATAACGCCCGATGAGTTCGAGCTGGGCCTCGCTCAGCGAGGTCGTCTTGCGGCTGCGGTAGCGATAGGCGGTGTCGGATCCGTGCAGGCCGACCACGGTATAGACGTTGGGCTCGCTGAGGAAGGTGACGCCCGAGCCTTTCGATTCGATTTGTCCGCGCTCCCTCCAGTCGGTGACCGCGCTCTCGGTGTAGCGGAGGCCGAGGCCGAGCCGGTCGAACAGCTTTCGTACCGATCCGGTGGCGTCCTTGCTGGCTTCATAGACGTAATGCGTGATCGGCACGCCGTGACGCCGCGCATAGCTCTCGACGCGAAGCGCGTTCAACGACGAGATCACGTAATTCTGGATCAGGCGATCCTGCGGAACGCGGTCCGACCATTTCTCGAGCCAGGACGCGAGCGAGCTCGCGGGGTCGCGGTCGAGCATGATCATGTGGAGCTTCTCGGCCGGCCAACCGGCCTCGATCAGCGGCTGGAGCGGCAGGAACAGGCTTTCGGCCAGCACATAGGGCCCGGCCATTTCCTTGCTGAAGATATGCGGCTGCTCGGAAGCCTGCGGCACGGCCCAGGGCTCGCCCGCGTTTCCAAGGAGCCGGTGGCGCAGCACGACCTTCACCGGTTGGAAGTAGGAGGGCATGCCGGCCACGCCGAAAAGATTGGTGAGCGCCGTCGAGCCCAAGCGGCAGCGCCCCCATGCGCAGTAGAGCGTCGGGAAGTCATCAGGCGACCGGTTCCGGAAGGCCTGACGGAGGCAGTCCCGCACCTCCCACATCAGCTCATCGAGCGCCGCCGGCCTGTTCTGGTACATGCCGTCCGGTACCAGAACCATCGTGTCGAGCGAGAGATGGTCACGGCGCACGA from Bradyrhizobium sp. CB1015 harbors:
- the purH gene encoding bifunctional phosphoribosylaminoimidazolecarboxamide formyltransferase/IMP cyclohydrolase; this encodes MTDHPRRVTRALLSVSDKTGLIEFAMALAAHDVELVSTGGTAKAIAAAGLKVKDVSELTGFPEMMDGRVKTLHPKVHGGLLAIRDNKEHAEAMKAHGIAPIDLLVVNLYPFEATVDKGAGFEDCIENIDIGGPAMIRAAAKNHDDVAVVVEAQDYQAVLDELAANKGATTLKLRRRLAAKAYARTAAYDAAISNWFNRQLEIDAPDFRAFGGRLIQSLRYGENPHQTAAFYATPDKRPGVSTARQLQGKELSYNNINDTDAAYECIGEFDAKRTAACVIVKHANPCGVAEGSNLVEAYRRALACDSTSAFGGIIAMNRPLDADTAREITKIFTEVIIAPDATEEAIAIIGGKKNLRLLLAGSLPDPRAPGLTAKTVAGGLLVQSRDNAVVDDMTFKVVTKRAPTDAEMRDLKFAFRVAKHVKSNTIIYAKDLATVGIGAGQMSRVDSARIAARKAQDAASELKLAEPLTKGSVVASDAFFPFADGMLACIEAGATAVVQPGGSMRDDEVIKAADEHGIAMVFTGTRHFRH
- a CDS encoding heparinase II/III family protein, translated to MNRFARNMLARASGGSVALSRVWPGRTDRLIIAPHDLRTADATRAAEIYAGRFVFAGKIVNCHGRSIFDLEPPSEDWEVALLGFGWLRHLRAADTALTRANARALIEDWIGNPANKRRPVARRADVLARRVISLLSQAPLVLNETDNKFYRRYLRALAREIRFLRYTMVDIPDGVPKLQVLIALCYASLCLANQTRHIRTASKKLSDELQRQILPDGGHISRNPGALIELLIDLLPLRQTFAARNIAPPPALLNAIDRMMPMLRFFRHGDGNFALFNGMSATSSDLLATLLAYDDTHGAPMANMPHTGFQRLDAGQTTVIIDTGPPPPAGVSHDAHAGCLSFELSSGISRIVTNCGMPTTGRDNWRPFARSTAAHSTLTYHDTSSCQFVEMSAMKRLLHGAPVTSGPVEVESYREIVQNGTLLTTSHDGYLGKFGAIHRRVLMIANDGARIDGEDTLSPPQGGRFKGADADFALRFHLHPAVKASRLSDARGVMLVLPNRDVWTFEALDDKVDLEDSVFLAGNDGPRRTAQIVIRQNARQAPSIRWSFVRSTASPAVTNARRNARREPELPL
- a CDS encoding RsmB/NOP family class I SAM-dependent RNA methyltransferase; translated protein: MPSQRFVPPSEVPGLAARRIAADIVDGVLHKHRTLDDQLDGGGAHPGLKTLADRDRALMRRLVATVLRRLGTLGHVLSRLLDKGIPSDAPRAQSSLLIGAAQILWMDVPDHAAVDLSVRLVQSDRRAARYAGLVNAVLRRCAREGKALVEEVATQSLDLPPWLLARWSAHYGEATARDMASALGHEPSLDLTVKSDPAQWASRLHGETLPTGTVRMLLHGSVTMLPGFAEGQWWVQDAAAALPARLFGDVKGKFIADLCAAPGGKTAQLALSGAQVTAIDRSPARVARLRENLARLSLQAETVVADAVEWAGPAEAFDGILIDAPCTSTGTIRRHPDVAWLRQESDIVALAALQQRLLKKSISLLKPGGTLVYCTCSLEPEEGEQAVAALLTAEPALRRVPIVASEVAGLDEILNRDGDLRTLPCHLPNADPRLGGLDGFFAARLVKS
- a CDS encoding DUF1674 domain-containing protein, producing MSDPVPDRKPLSPAAQRALAEAEARRQSAAAEAKDETKAKELQGPQGPEPTRYGDWERKGIASDF
- the cysN gene encoding sulfate adenylyltransferase subunit CysN — its product is MSYHEAPTIAATDAPRLDQDDRPTLRFVTCGSVDDGKSTLVGRLLYDSKTLLDDQLDALALESKTAGTTGGDLDFALLVDGLQAEREQGITIDVAYRFFATKLRRFIVADTPGHAQYTRNMATGASNADLAVVLVDARKGVITQTRRHSHILSLLGIRHVVLAVNKMDLIGFDGDRFASITAEYLTMAGQLGISQVQCIPVVAPDGDNIVAASARMPWYTGPTITTYLEAVDVAGDVSQQPFRLPVQWVSRPHADFRGFCGRTASGTIAVGDAVRAQPSGHQTRIARILTPAGECTRAGPGESITLTLTDEIDVSRGDVLTAGSAAPVSDQLAAHLVWFDGEAMVAGRRYLLRCGTASTGAVITTLKHRIAIDTMARESATTLDVNEIGYVHLDLDRPLVFEAYRDNRDMGSFILIDPITHRTAAAGMIDMSLRRATNIHWQRLAIDKSVRARLKQQRPCVLWFTGLSGAGKSTIANLVDSRLAELGRHAALLDGDNLRHGINRDLGFSNAERTENVRRVAEIAALFVDAGLIALVALISPFRSERELARQRLEAGEFIEIHVATPLAECERRDPKGLYRKARAGELPAFTGIDHPYEAPLAPDITVDTSELSSEAACERIIRYLREHNYL
- the cysD gene encoding sulfate adenylyltransferase subunit CysD, whose product is MPVRSASGEPPAPRSPTSHLRRLEAESIHILRETAAEFRKPVMLYSIGKDSSVLLHLAMKAFDPGKPPFPLLHVDTTWKFREMIAFRDRRARELGIDLIVHSNKDGLSQGIDPFTHGSARYTDVMKTQALRQALDFYGFDAAIGGARRDEEKSRAKERVFSHRSAAHRWDPKNQRPELWGLYNTRLAPGESMRVFPLSNWTEIDVWDYILLEDIPIVPLYLAASRPVVERDGALIMVDDDRMPLQPGEEPQWRSVRFRTLGCYPLTGATSSTAATLPEIVHEMMASRTSERQGRMIDRDRPASMERKKAEGYF